The Brassica oleracea var. oleracea cultivar TO1000 chromosome C7, BOL, whole genome shotgun sequence sequence TCGAGCGAAGCAGCCTGATTACCCAATTTCTCAGCAGCGGCCAGTTGAGCGGCATTTGCACGCTCTCGATCTTGAGCCTTCTTCAAACCGAGCTTTAGCTCTCGAATGACCTTCTTTATCTCGTAAAGCTCGTCAGAGCGCGGGACATCTTGCAGGCGCTTTTCCAAAGTGGTCGTGAACTCGTTGTTAGCCTCCATAGCCTGGAATGTAGCAAATCAGCACAGACAAAACGAACCAAAGATTCAACAAGGATCGAGTGTCAAAAAGAACGACCTTAGCATGAGCCACAACCATTTTTACATAAGCCTCGCGTTCCGTCATATTTTGCAAAGAAGGAAGCGGACATCCAGCAGGTTTGAAGTGCCTCACCAAGGGAGCGTGAGAACTGCCAATGAAACGGTTTAGCAACACCCGTTTCACCTAAGACACCGAGACGATAGTCCGAGCCATTCGTCTTTGCCTTCTTCGGGGGCGGTCACGCCCCTCCAAACCTGTTGGGCTACTCGACTTAACACGAGCAACATAATTTTCATCCTCGAGGTCCTTGGCCTCTTGGGTTGAAGCCCGCGGAAGTCGGGTCTCCTAACGAAGAACTTCTGTGAGCGATTCGCTCAAGTCTCCGGATCGAATGCGTTCCGCATTAGCACTACCAGTTCGAGTTTGCACCCTATCGGAATTGCGGGGGTTTGATCTTCTCGAAGCCATGTTTCGTTGACAAGCAAAAAAAAAAATTAAAACGACACACTATGGTAAGTCCCAGAACAAAGCAATAGCACGACGAGCAATACGGGAAGCACGACGAATGTCCCGATCTCTCTCGACCTCGAGCGCCGCGATTCTTGCCTTTTGAGAAACCATCTGGGTCATAAGAGCCTCGTTCTCCAGGTGAATTCTCCTCCAATCTTCAGTCAAAGCCTCAATCTTTTCGGCATCCTTCTTCCCTTCTCGCTTGGTGGCTTCGAGCTCCTTCGAAAGCCTCTTGATCTCGGAACCGATGCTCTCGATCTCTTTATCATTCTGAGAAGCTACGACGTGATCTTCCATCAACACAACGTATTCGTTAAAAGCTTCCATCACCTGAGAAGAAGTCGAAATAAGCGAGCGAATACCTCGAAGCAAGTTTTCAAAGAAAATAAGGCAAGAGACGTACCTTAGAGCTCGCCACCGCAACCTTGGCGTAGGCTTCCTTCTCGGCTGAGGAAGCAAGAGATGGGAGACGGCAACCCGCATACCTCATACGACCAGCGAGGGAAATTAGGTCACTTTGGGCCGCAAACAAAGAACCATCTCCCTCAGGAACAAACCTAGGACGAGATGAACTGGGCAAGGCACCCACCGATGACCGGCGTCGTTTGCGAGTCACTGCAACGGTCTCGTCTTCCAAGCCAGGGCTCAACGAGACACGAGGCCGCCTCTCTCCCAAAACATCTTCATCGTCAGAGTCGTGAATCGAGATCAAGGGAGATTTTCCAGAAGATCGGCCCCTCGATGCAGACCCGGAAGTGCGGAACGACGACCTCCTCACAAGCTGTCTAGTTAATCGATCTGAAGATTGGGTCTGAACGGAAGGAGTCGCTATGACTTCCTGGTAGTTTTCGGCCTCGTCCTCAGAACCCCCAACCAAAGGAGCGCTGTCGGTCCCCTCCGGCATAGCAAAAACAGCTCGTATCCGAGCTTGGTCAAACGTTGACCAGTTCGAACGATCTCTCCGAAGAATCCCGATCAGACCACGAATCTCGTCTGACATCGAGGAGCTTCCTGAAGGAGCTGAATCGATCGAAGAAATACGAAAAGTTGAGTCACCAATTCCCCAAAGAGAAAAATCGACACATAGATAAAAGAAAACTAACTGATATTCTCGGCCCAACGCCGAGGAAGCCGAGAGAAGTCGAATTCACCCATGGATGCTCGATCCATCTTGAAAAAAAAACTGTTTGCGCCACTTCTCATCGCGATAAGGGATGTCCTCGATGACGTGGCGACCTGGGCGCGGAGACACGAGGAAGGTACCATGGTTCTGCTGGTTCCGCTTCACCAGAATGAGCTGTCGGAACTCACTAAGGCCAAAAGAAAGACCTTCCTCCCTAACCCTAACCAAGAAGGCGATAAGATACCTAAGAAAGTTTGGGAGGATCTGAGTAAGCGATAACCCAAGCTCCGCCAGAATCTCAAGTATTGGCTCAGGGATCGGGAAGATAAGACCACAAGAGTGAAAGAAAGAAAGATAGGCTCCGTAGTAGCTTTCTCGCACGGTTTCGGGAGTCTCATGCGTACCGGGAAAATCAAGAACGACGGTGCGATCGACCCCGTACGCCTTGTAAAGGTCCTCGAGATCATCGGCTTTAGTAGTTGGACGAGAGAAATTGAACGACGAAGACATCTCAAGCTCAACGAACAGAGAATTTCAGAGCAAAGGAAAGAGACGAGAAAGAGGAAACGAAATTGAGGTAAACAAAAAGATCTTCTACGTATATATAAGCCACCTTAACGGCTCCATCATCGCTTTCAAGAAAAATAATGATGACCTAGTCTACGCCCTAGCGCCGGCTAAGATAGCTGTTACCGATTAAAATAACAATAAAAAAAGCGCCAACAAACGGCTTTTTCAAAAGCCATCTTAAATCGAATCCGAGCGATATCGGTTATCAACCGACGAGACCCGGGTTAAATGATAACCGCCTCTTTTCTTTTCGATCAAATCAAAAGAGGCTGGGGCACAAATGTTGGACCCAATTTTGGGTAATTCCTTAACGGGCTGCGATCAAAGACATGGACCTTAGGGAGCTGAAGCCCATAGGAAATAGTCGAGTTCAAAGAAGAGTCGTCGAGGTCGTCGGAGATCGCGGAACAAGAGACGGAGATCTTGGAACCGTTACGAACATCACGAGGTCGACTTACTATAAAGGAAGAAGAAGGGACATGAAGAGAGACACGTTGAAAACCCTAGAGAGAGCTACACACATACATCGACCTTGTTTTCTCCTGTTTTTAGATCCTTTTCTTTACCGATCTCACTTGTGTAATTCGATCTAATTCAACTTATTGTATTCGATCCTATTCATCAATAAAGTCCATTTTTGCCTACTGGAAACTGTTAACATTGTTGTGTTCTAAAGATATTGTTGGCTACATCTTTTGTCTTCCCTAGATCAAACTCCCTATCACTAGTTATATATAAGCCACAGACGGTAAAAAACAAAAGAAAAAAATCAAAGCAGAAAAAAAGATACAAGAATACTATAAGAGGTCTTACAAGAGCCTTTAAACTTAAACATACGAGAGGAGTTCTGTGACACCCCAAGTATTGAACATGATAATCAGAGATAACAAAGTGCTTAAGCCAAAAGCTTAATAAAGATCATACGATACCTTCAAATGGAAAAGTCATACTCACACTCTCACAGCCAAACTACCAAATCACCACCTATCCTCACTCTAGGTTGGCTAAGCTAAACTGCAGATTTTTCTGCCTTTTACGGAGTTTCAGGGTCAGAGACTTTGTTTTTGATCGTTTTTGCCTTTCCCTAATGATGTTTAGGTCTCGGCTTGACTTGAGGTACTTTGCATCTTTAACATTAAGATCATCTACATGGTCTACAAAGGTATAAACTCTATGACGGTTCTCATCATAGTATCCTCCAAGACCTTGGATTTGAACTCTTTGGAATGTGTTCATTTCTAGATTGAAATAGAAAACATAAAACGGTCTAGATTTTCTAGATGTATAGTTCATCGACAACACAATATCACCCATAGTGGTCACTCCAGCGTCGGAAACACCGAGGATATTAACGATTTTATCATCCCACAAAGTGTAGAATGTATATTTTGACCATTCTTAATTGTTTCTTAACATCTTCTAGAACCCACACATGCAACTCCAAGGTATTGCCATCACTATCATACTTCAGTTTCATCCCACCTAGTTTTTCTAGTTTATTAATTTATCATAGCATTCTGCGTGAATGAACCTGAACTTTTCAGACCTAACATCAAAGCATACTATCACATAAAAGGTTTTATCATCAATAGTAGCTAAGTAATAAAAAAAAACCATTGATGCATATCCCTCTAGACAAAGGTGCATAGGAAGGAACATGGGTCAACGGACAGTTATTCCAGTTCCTAATGTCAGAATTCAATATTCATCAGCGAAATAAGCCACGAACAATAGCTTGAATTGCTTGTCAATAGGATCAAACCCTAAAATGAAGTTCCTGGTTTAGGCAAGCTCACATATTGTCTAGTTCTAGGGTTAAATATCACAGGCACCTACATATCCAAATTTGAAATCCGCATACTAGAGAAATAGATCAAACCAGAGGTAAGACCACAAAATTTTGGCCACATGTATTCAGAAAACTTCATATGAAAATCAGAAAATACTACAATAGGCGACTTTCCAGATGGATTATGAAGCTGACGTGATGATGAGAGAAGTTCCATTCAACGTCTCGCTCGAAGGCGAAGAAGAGACTTGGACGAGTAGAGGGCCTGGTCAAGAATAACTCCGTAAAATATGGACCGCTAAGCATGGAACCAAATAGCTTCGACAAGCAACGAAACCTTTGTGAGATAACAAACTAACTCCCACATTGGAGAATTAGACAAAGAATGTCTAATATAAAGAGATGTCAACTCTAATTAGTACGAGGCCTTTTGGGAATGAGCCCAAAAGTAAATCCATGCGGGACAGCCAATTAGACCCAAAGTGGACAATATCGTACTAATCGGGATAATATAATGTTGGACATGGGATTTCACAATCCTAACAATTGGTATCAGAGTGGTTTCCAAGAAATCTGCAAGAAAGATCCTGGAAGTCAGTTGTGGGACACAAGATGAATGTGATCCTTAGTTTGACGGGGAGAATGTAAGATAACAAACTAACTCCCACATTGGAGAATTAGACAAAGAATGTCTAATATATAAAGAGATGTCAACTCTAATTAGTACGAGGCCTTTTGAGAATGAGCCCAAAAGTAAATCCATGCGGGCCAGCCAATTAGACCCAAAGTGGACAATATCGTACTAATCAATTGTTGATGGATCAAAAGTCAAATTCGGTGATGGATCAAACGTCGAGATTGTTGGGAAAGGTTCGATCACGTTCATCGGAAAAACAGGGGAGAGAAGTGCACTCAAAGATATGTACTACATCCCAAGTCTTAAACACAATATCATAAGTCTTGGACAAGCAACCGAGATGGGTTGTGAGGTTAATATGAAAGAAGACTTACTGATGCTGAAAGATCCCCGTGGAAGGCTATTAGTACAAGTCGCAAGGCAACCAAACCGATTGTACAAGACGCCAATGGAGGTTGAATATCCGAAGTGTCTTCAAATACAAGAAACTGATGTTACATGGACGTGACATGCACGGCTAGGACATGTGAACTTTGAGTCATGAAGAATATGGTAGACAAAGAGATGTAGTAGGGATGCCTCAGGTGATACAAGAGAAAGATGTGTGCAGCGCCTGCTTAGTTGGGAAGCAAACTCGGAAGCCTTTCCCGCCTAAAGCAAAGTATCGAGCATCACACGCATTGGAGTTGGTACATGGTGACTTGTGCGGTCCGATATCACAATCAACACCAGCAAACAATAGATATGTATTTGTCTCAATTGATGATTGCTCAAGATATATGCGGACGATGATGCTAAGAGAGAAGAGTGAAGCGTTCGATCGGTTCCAAAAGTTTAAGGAGTACGTGGAGAATCAAACGAAGCTANNNNNNNNNNNNNNNNNNNNNNNNNNNNNNNNNNNNNNNNNNNNNNNNNNNNNNNNNNNNNNNNNNNNNNNNNNNNNNNNNNNNNNNNNNNNNNNNNNNNNNNNNNNNNNNNNNNNNNNNNNNNNNNNNNNNNNNNNNNNNNNNNNNNNNNNNNNNNNNNNNNNNNNNNNNNNNNNNNNNNNNNNNNNNNNNNNNNNNNNNNNNNNNNNNNNNNNNNNNNNNNNNNNNNNNNNNNNNNNNNNNNNNNNNNNNNNNNNNNNNNNNNNNNNNNNNNNNNNNNNNNNNNNNNNNNNNNNNNNNNNNNNNNNNNNNNNNNNNNNNNNNNNNNNNNNNNNNNNNNNNNNNNNNNNNNNNNNNNNNNNNNNNNNNNNNNNNNNNNNNNNNNNNNNNNNNNNNNNNNNNNNNNNNNNNNNNNNNNNNNNNNNNNNNNNNNNNNNNNNNNNNNNNNNNNNNNNNNNNNNNNNNNNNNNNNNNNNNNNNNNNNNNNNNNNNNNNNNNNNNNNNNNNNNNNNNNNNNNNNNNNAGAAGGGGGAGCTTCTGATCATAGCTATATACATCGATGACTTGTTTGTAACAGGGACTTCGCTCAATGTTATCAAGCAATTCAAAGATGATATGTCAAGAAGATTTGAGATGTCAGACCTCGAGATGCTTACATACTATCTTGGTATAGAAGTAACGCAAGGAGCTGATGGCATTCACATCAAACAAGAAGGATACGCGCAAGGTATACTTGTCAAGACGAAGATGGAGTCATGTAACTATACTCACGTTCTGATGCACACGAGTTTGAAAGTATCAAAGGCAGAGGAGGAGCCTGAGAT is a genomic window containing:
- the LOC106302682 gene encoding uncharacterized protein LOC106302682, which translates into the protein MSSSFNFSRPTTKADDLEDLYKAYGVDRTVVLDFPGTHETPETVRESYYGAYLSFFHSCGLIFPIPEPILEILAELGLSLTQILPNFLRYLIAFLVRVREEGLSFGLSEFRQLILVKRNQQNHAPSGSSSMSDEIRGLIGILRRDRSNWSTFDQARIRAVFAMPEGTDSAPLVGGSEDEAENYQEVIATPSVQTQSSDRLTRQLVRRSSFRTSGSASRGRSSGKSPLISIHDSDDEDVLGERRPRVSLSPGLEDETVAVTRKRRRSSVGALPSSSRPRFVPEGDGSLFAAQSDLISLAGRMRYAGCRLPSLASSAEKEAYAKVAVASSKVMEAFNEYVVLMEDHVVASQNDKEIESIGSEIKRLSKELEATKREGKKDAEKIEALTEDWRRIHLENEALMTQMVSQKARIAALEVERDRDIRRASRIARRAIALFWDLP